The sequence TTTAGCCAAAGTTCCTAAGAGAAGTCATAAAAGAGTTAAACTTGATTATAAATCTGTGAGGATcagaatccttaaaaaataatgtagaatCAATATCTGTGGTAAGGTTGCTTAATTGCTTTGTAAGAATTGCTTTATAAGAATTGGATTACTTAATAAGAATTTGTTAgatgaatagatattttaattaatgaataacaaatatacaaaagaaaactaaCCCCTGACTCTCAGAAAATTTGGTTGATCATTAAAATGCACTATGGAATTTTAAGATGTGGGTGTGAGAGGGGAACAGTAGCtgtaaagtatatttttcttctttttcttactctAGAAAACACACATGAAGTTTAGGCCTAATTGATCATGCTAATGTTGAATAAAACAAACTGGATCCCAGCCTCATTCATTCTTAGAGGAGTCCCAGGACTGGAAGATATACACATGTGGATTTCCTTCCCATTCTGCTCCATGTATGTGGTGGCCATGGTAGGGAATTGTGGGCTGCTCTACCTCATCCGTTATGAGGATTCATTGCACAGACCCATGTATTACTTTCTAGCCATGCTTTCCCTAACTGATATTGTCATGTGCTCTAGTACAATTCCTAAAGCTCTCTGCATCTTCTGGTTTCATCTCAAGGAAATTGGCTTTGACGAATGTCTGGTCCAGATGTTCTTCATCCATACCTTCACAGGGATGGAGTCTGGGGTGCTCATGCTTATGGCCCTGGACCGTTATGTGGCTATCTGCTACCCACTGCGCTACTCTACTATCCTCACCAATCCCGTCATTGCAAAAGTTGGGCTTGCTACTTTCCTGAGAGGGGTGTTACTCATCATTCCCTTCACTTTCCTCACCAAGCGCCTGCCCTACTGTAGAGGGAATATAATTCTTCACACTTACTGTGACCACATGTCTGTAGCCAAATTATCCTGTGGGAATATCAAGGTCAATGCCATCTATGGTCTGATGGTTGCCCTCCTGATTGGGGGCTTTGACATCCTGTGCATCACAGTCTCCTACACCATGATCCTCCGGGCAGTGGTCAGCCTCTCTTCAGCAGATGCTCGACAGAAGGCCTTCAGCACCTGCACTGCTCACATCTGTGCCATTGTTTTCTCCTACAGTCcagctttcttctccttcttttcccacCGCTTTGGGGGCCACACAATCCCTCCATCTTGCCACATCATTGTGGCCAATATTTATCTGCTCTTGCCTCCCACTATGAACCCTATTGTGTATGGGGTGAAAACCAAGCAGATACGAGACTGTGTCATAAGGATCCTTTCAGGTTCTAAGGATGTCAAATCCCATGGCAtttaaatgagatattaaaaaaaaaaaagacatttccatGACAGAGCAGATTTCCTGATTAGGCAAGAGGtgtaaaatatttcaggaaacatTATTTTGGCATGAGTGATGCATTTCTAAATACATGTTTTGAGAATCTCAACAGGCCTGCAAACCAAATTTTCTatgaattctctttccttctcattcctaAGAGAAGGAACATATATCTTTGAACAAACCCTAATTAGCCCattttcactaaaaaataaagtgagaggggggcacctgggtggctcagtgggttaagcctctgccttcaccccaggtcatgatcttagggtcctgggatcaagccctgtgtcaggctctctgctcagcagggagcctgcttcccccaccactccgcctgcctctctgcctacttgtgatctctgtctgtcaaataaataaataaaatctttaaaaaaaaaatagagagtagGTGGTCCTGTTTCCAAACAcctattataatttttacattgaGAGCCAGTTGTTCCTTTCCTCTGGAGAATatgtgctatatatttttaatcactactaaaatatgttttttcaatGACTTTTTCCTAAAAGAGAAGATGTAAATTACCCTATGTATGAAGTCATTAATGTAATGAATTTTAAGTCTCTGGGTATCTGAGAGAATCTCACTGAAGAGGTCTCTCCTAGCCATGACACACACATTTTTTCACTACCGACTAATCTGATATCCAGTTTCCTTCAAGAGGACCTTTGGAAGCACACAATCTGGAGTTTCAGGTAGACAGATCTCTAAACGAAATGTAGCACacaatataatgttttataagcAGCATGAGAGGGgattgaaataaaattgtttcctcTTATCTGCAATTAtgaatctagtaagtaaaattaaatatctttctaatatttaagattcatataaataaaaaagaacaaatgaaagactGGAAGAAAGAGTTCTTTTATATTAATGTCTTATGATCAAAGCCAATTTTGCAAGGACTACAGAATAAACCAAATTGTTATCATTATATCTTTTTGTCCAACTTAAGAGAATATGTATTATCTCCACCAAGGTTAAGCTATATCAATCATATTGCATTTAGTTATTTAATTAGTAACTCTTTACAACCTCACATTTTAATATCTTACAAAGCAACACCATCCTCTAGTATATAACCACCTTCCATTTTTTACACTAGTTCTCTGCTCACCTTGACCTCAAAACTCCCAGAATAAGTGTTGGTTCATAAACTGACTTTTGTACATAGAGGGCaagcagaaacagaagagagaagcagaccacTTCAGATTGGTAGGTGACAGTTTTAATAACGAAGGGAACATACATACAAGACTTGGGTAGCTGCAAGATGAGCCCTTTGCACCTGCCTGCCAAAGTCTTAAGAGTTTATATAGAGGTGTTAACTGGGTTCAGTCTCACATACCGCCCACATGGTCTCAGCAGCATATTACTTTCTTAAGATTGTGTCCTTAACGGGGCGTAAGTAGGATGCACAGTCCAAGGACAGGGGAGAGCATGAGGAGCCTACAATTGCCTGGGTCCAGTGTTCAGGTCAACCTAAGTCATGCCCTCTTGAGGACTTATTTGAAGAACAAGTTGTCGTCATCTTTCCCTTTACTTTCTCAACTTGAAACCATCTTCCCCCAGTTGGTCTTTTTGTCATCATATCCATCACCTGAAATTGTTTTTATCAATTTCACCAGTGGCTTACATGTTAACAAATCAAATAGGCCTCTTTCTAGGCTCATCTCACTCTATCTCCAGGAATAGCAAATCCAATTCTGTATTCCTGATAActtgaaacattttcattattttacttcagAAGCATTAcacattttatgattttcatCACTTCTGCTTAATAGGAAGACAGGCAAATGGCCAATAggtatgaaaagatactcagcatcactaatcattggagaatgcaaatcaaaaccacaatgagatatcatttatCATCTTGTTAGGATGGCAACCATAAGATCAATCAAACAGTTTAGGTGAGGATGTAGAAAACTTAGAACCCATATCCACTGCCAGTGGGAATGAAAAATTGTGCAGCCACTATAAAAaatagtatgaaggttcctcgagaaattaaaaatagaattaccgtctgatccagaaatcccacttctgatTGTTTATCCCAAAGAGCTTAAAATAAGATCTCAATGACATATATGTACTCTTAggtttattgcagcactattcaaaatatccaaaatacagaagTAACCTAAAGGTCTATGGATAgataaatcaacaaaaaaatatagtatatacatacaaggTAATATTATTCAGGTATAAAAAAGTAAACTGTCATATGCTATATTATAGATAGCATTTGAtgatattatgcttagtgaaataagtcagccacaCAAGAATAAATGTTATGATCCCATTTAAATGAGGTATTTTAATGTAGTTAATCTCATAGAAGTATAAGGTGGAATGGTAGTTacctttatatattataataatgtatattatttttaaaagactgcattgccaattaaagaaattttaaaaaatccaactaaatggagagacatacaATATTCATGAATAAAGAGATATAAGTTATCCCTAAATTAATACACAGATGTGttgcaatttttataaaatttcaggcaagattttttttatagagacaaaattattctaaaatttatttagaacATCAAAGGAATAACAATAGCTGAAACAGTTGAAAACATATACTAAAATGAGGAAGGAGTCATTGCAATTTCAAGACTTACctagctacaataatcaagactgtGCTATTGGTAGAAGGCAGGTacatagaacagtggaacagaatagaaaactagaaatagaccCCGCATATATgctcaaatgatttttgacacacaaacaaaagaaattcaataaAGGAAATGTAGCCTTTCAATAAATTCTGCTGAAAGAATTGGGTGTTGGTAGGCAAAACTAAGAACACTGTAAACCTAAATCAAGATTGATTGTTGATTGTACCTTACacacaaattaactcaaatggaaaatgaatgtaGATGAAAAACTTGAAGatgtaaaacatttcaaaaagcaaTGGGATAAATCTTCAATATCTAAAATTAAGCAGAGTTTTTAGACTTTATGACAAAAcataatgcaaaaagaaaataaggtgaAAAATTAAACtgcatcaattttttaaaattttattctgctgggcgcctgggtggctcagtgggttaagccgctgccttcggctcaggtcatgatctcagggtcctgggatcgagtcccacatcgggctctctgctcagcagggagcctgcttcctcctctctctctctctgcctgcctctctgcctacttgtgatctctctctgtccaaaaaaaaaaaaaaaaaatctttaaaaaaaattaaaaaaaaattttattctgctAAAGACCCtattaagaggatgaaaagacaatgtacagaataagaaaaatattttcaaggccCAAccaacacacatatatacaattacacacacacacacactccaaggaaaaaaaaatccaattcaaaaatagacaaaaatacaaGCAGAAATTTCAttgataaatacatagaaataacaAGTGgataatattaaaaaacagtATATGATCTccctcacatgtggaatttaagaaacaaaagatgtGAACGTAgcagaagtgaaggaaaaataaggttaaaaacagagggaggaaaaccataagagaccctcaACTATAGGGGACAAACTGTGGGTTGTtggaggagaagtgagtgggagatggggtaaatgggtgacgggcattaaggaagacacttgatgtaatgagaactacgtgttatatgcaactgatgaattactaaattctaccactgaaactaataatacacaatatgtttactattttaatttaaataaaaatttttaaaaatgttcaacataATTAGCCAttcacaaacaaaaattaaaactgagataGAAAGTCAATACACAGCCGTGACACAGGATAAAATGAAACCTACTAACAGCATGAGATTctggcaagaatatggagaaacGGAATCATTAATACATTACTGGTAGGACTATAAAATgggacagccactctggaaaatattttgatggTTGCTTAAAAAAAACAGTACTGGAACTATCATACAATTTAGCAATTACACTCATGGGCATTTCATCCAGAGAAATACttgtgttcacacaaaaaccagTGAACTGTGAGTGACATAagtgaaaatggcaaaataacaATATTAAGGTTTGTCCCTAATAAAAGCAATagataaactaaaaacaaacaaaaacacagtcaaaatcaactttttcaCCTTCTTGATACTAATTAAAAGTTGGCAGCCATTAGGGGAATacttattcagaaaaaaacagcTGAGCTACTGTATAAAACAGTACAAAATTTCCTcaaataatagaaacagaaattccatatgatccaataattccatttctgggtatttacccaatgaatacaaaaacactgatttggaATGGTATATGCACCTCTctatttattgtagcattatttttataaaagattttatttatttggcagacagaggtcacaagtaggcagaggtaggcagagagaggttgggggaagcaggctccctgctgagtagagagtccaatgtggggtttaatcccaggacactgagatcatgacctgagccaaaggcagaggcttaacccacccaggcgtcccaatattgcagcattatttggaggcggcaaactatggaaacaacctaaatgtccattgacagataaatggatatggaagatgtggtgcgtgtgtgcatatatatatatatatatatatatatatatatatgtgtgtgtgcatatatatatatatgcacacacacacacaagcaaatatgcagccataaaaaaggatgagattgtgccatttgagacaacatggatggatttagagggaattattctaagtgaaataagttagactgagaaaaatgaatacatatgaCTATAATTATGTGTggaatcttagaaaaacaaaacaaagaacaaataaacaaatagcagaatcagacccataaatacagaaaaccaaCGAATAGTTGCCAGAGGGCAAGAAGGTGGCAGATGGgccaaatgggtgaaggagagtgggagatacaggctcaAAGTTATGGAATGAAGAAATTATGGGAATAAATGGTACAACATAAGGAAtgcagtcaatgatattgtaatagatAGCTTagtgtggtgacagatggcagctacacttgtggtgagcatagcattaTATATAGAGATGCTGGATCTCTATGCGGTATACCTGAAACTTAttcaacattgtgtgtcaactatattcaaattaaaaaaagaaaaagaaatcaaaagaaataag comes from Mustela erminea isolate mMusErm1 chromosome 9, mMusErm1.Pri, whole genome shotgun sequence and encodes:
- the LOC116599593 gene encoding olfactory receptor 52N4 translates to MLMLNKTNWIPASFILRGVPGLEDIHMWISFPFCSMYVVAMVGNCGLLYLIRYEDSLHRPMYYFLAMLSLTDIVMCSSTIPKALCIFWFHLKEIGFDECLVQMFFIHTFTGMESGVLMLMALDRYVAICYPLRYSTILTNPVIAKVGLATFLRGVLLIIPFTFLTKRLPYCRGNIILHTYCDHMSVAKLSCGNIKVNAIYGLMVALLIGGFDILCITVSYTMILRAVVSLSSADARQKAFSTCTAHICAIVFSYSPAFFSFFSHRFGGHTIPPSCHIIVANIYLLLPPTMNPIVYGVKTKQIRDCVIRILSGSKDVKSHGI